The segment ttcccccgcgctcctcacgccggactctgcacgagagagtaggaatccagtccgggttttcacttcgaccgcagcttcgggctccagtgctgcagcgtcagatctcttcttgccacgccccgtgaagcacgcgtctgaaacgctgcaccccttgatacaagcggcggccgcgccgctctccgagacttcagcggcggccacgcctctctcccagactgcagcggcggcagcgccgctctccgcgatttcagcggcggccgcgccgcgctcacagactgcagcggcggcagcgctgctctccgggatttcagcggcggccgcgccgctctccgagatttcagcggcggccgcgccgctccccgagacttcagcggcggccgtgccgcgctcacagactgcagcggcggcagcaccgctctccgagatttcagcggcggccgcgccgcgctcacagactgcagcggcggcagcgccgctctcagagttttcagcggcggccgcgccgctctcccaagcaccagcagtcccagctgctccagttcaagcaccagcagtcccagctgctccagctcaagcaccagcagtcccagctgctccggctcaagcaccagcagtcccagctgctccggctcaagcaccagcagtcccagctgctccggctcaagcaccagcagtcccggctgctccggctcaagcaccagcagtcccggctgctccggctcaagcaccagcagtcccagctgctccggctcaagcaccagcagtcccagctgctccggctcaagcaccagcagtcccagctgctccggctcaagcaccagcagtcccagctgctccggctcaagcaccagcagtcccagctgctccagctccggcaccagcagtcccagctgctccggctccggcaccagcagtcccagctgctccagctccggcaccagcagtcccagctgctccagctccggcaccagcagtcccagctgctccagctccagcaccagcagtcccagctgctccagcaccagcagtcccagctgctccagcaccagcagtcccagctgctccagcaccagcagtcccagctgctccagcaccagctcaagcacctgcagctcccagaactatgtttgttccaaggccccgtatttccaggcctgctccaaggcctcctgactttgcccccagttatgtgcccaggctgtccccacagacttttgccagtcctgggcacccacctatgtttttggtccccctgtctctccctgtcctggtccctgtatctgtgagtgttccagttcctgtccccggtggtttctctgttcctgtccctgttactgtgtttgtttccgtccccgtcaatgttcttgtccctgttcccatgtccggtcccgtccagtctctgtctcatgtccggttccccgtccagtctccgtcacctgtccggttccccgtccagtctccgtcacctgtccggttccccgtccagtctccgtcacctgtccggttccccgtccagtctccgtcacctgtccggttccccgtccagtctccgtcacctgtccggttccccgtccagtctcagtcacctgtccagttccccgtccagtctccgtcacctgtccagttccccgtccagtctccgttccccgtccagtctccgtcacctgtccagttccccgtccagtgtccgttccctgtccagtctctgtcccctgtcctgtctccatctcctgtccagttccctgtccagtctcccgttcggtctcctgttttccccggcctctccctgccgccagcccccggggtttgtttttccgcgcctcgggagctgcgcgtttagggggaggtttctgtcacgcctggccctgtttcctgtctgtcctcgtgcctgtgttgtcccacgtgacccgtgcccctgtgttctgcctgtgtttttccattacctcatgtctcatttgtagctccaccccttccccaggtgtttccactcccagtgtgtttcctgttatgttaaaaagacttcctctgttacttgtcctctgtcggtctttgcactgtcccccgttgtctgtctctctgcgtttctctgtctctctctgtgtttcatagccttagcccgagtcccttgttctttgtttatcttcttgtgtaattcttgttttgttcagttctgttttgtttgtctagctttagttattagtttacttctgtgttccctagtcacctagtgtttagtcttttagtagttttttccctaaatttatacagctctgccttgtttagttttgtatttattcagttcctcgtttgtttttgtcagcctccctatttgtttgtagtttatatttatcttcctgtttattctgttattttctagttccctgtgttttccctagtttattcccttgccctgttttagtttatcctgcctagttttatagtctccccgtttgtttatctttagtatctcttgtttgtttgttagttttagctcgcctctgtttcttgtttttctttgtttcttgtttacttgtttatttgtttatatctttgtttaataaattcgccatacctgcacatacgtccgcctcctcgtctctctgcctgggtcaaccttgacaaaattcttaaacagcagaatgcctgtctgctacagtta is part of the Astyanax mexicanus isolate ESR-SI-001 unplaced genomic scaffold, AstMex3_surface scaffold_37, whole genome shotgun sequence genome and harbors:
- the LOC125793114 gene encoding uncharacterized protein LOC125793114 isoform X3, which gives rise to METGQGTETGQGTDTGRGTGQVTETGRGTETGRGTGQVTETGRGTGQVTETGRGTGQVTETGRGTGHETETGRDRTWEQGQEH
- the LOC125793114 gene encoding uncharacterized protein LOC125793114 isoform X2, with protein sequence METGQGTETGQGTDTGRGTGQVTETGRGTETGRGTGQVTETGRGTGQVTETGRGTGQVTETGRGTGQVTETGRGTGHETETGRDRTWEQGQEH
- the LOC125793114 gene encoding uncharacterized protein LOC125793114 isoform X1, giving the protein METGQGTETGQGTDTGRGTGQVTETGRGTETGRGTGQVTETGRGTGQVTETGRGTGQVTETGRGTGQVTETGRGTGQVTETGRGTGHETETGRDRTWEQGQEH